One Arthrobacter sp. FW306-07-I genomic window carries:
- a CDS encoding response regulator transcription factor yields the protein MSEARVGLVIEDDHDIRELVRTVLTQAGFDVTVASGGAEGVLMAKSLNPDVITLDLGLPDIDGFEVSRQIREFSDAYIVMLTARTEELDTLIGLESGADDYLTKPFRPRELRARVAAMMRRPRSVPDPGDVAVDASPDSAAHPERGNFSHNGLELSYASRTVAVDGKEMNLTRTEFELLYALLEAGRTVRTKSDLVRRLRDEDYDVGSYISEADERSVEVHMGNLRKKLGDSPQQPRWLQTVRGVGYRLAPGQH from the coding sequence ATGAGTGAGGCACGTGTGGGTCTGGTCATCGAGGATGACCACGACATTCGGGAACTGGTTCGCACTGTGCTGACCCAGGCTGGATTTGACGTCACTGTCGCCAGTGGCGGCGCCGAGGGCGTCCTGATGGCCAAAAGCTTGAATCCTGATGTCATCACCCTGGACCTGGGCCTGCCGGACATCGACGGTTTTGAGGTGTCCCGGCAGATCCGCGAGTTTTCGGACGCCTACATCGTGATGCTCACGGCGCGGACCGAGGAACTGGACACCCTCATCGGGCTGGAATCAGGCGCGGACGACTACCTCACCAAGCCGTTCCGCCCGCGGGAACTGCGGGCGCGGGTTGCGGCCATGATGCGCCGGCCGCGGTCTGTTCCCGACCCCGGCGACGTTGCCGTTGATGCTTCCCCGGACAGCGCGGCCCACCCGGAGCGTGGAAACTTCAGCCACAATGGCCTGGAGCTCAGCTACGCCTCGCGGACCGTCGCCGTCGACGGCAAAGAGATGAACCTGACGCGCACCGAGTTCGAACTGCTGTACGCGCTGCTGGAAGCGGGCCGGACAGTCCGCACCAAATCGGACCTGGTGCGGCGGCTCCGGGATGAGGATTACGACGTCGGCAGCTACATCAGCGAGGCCGACGAACGGTCCGTGGAGGTCCACATGGGAAACCTGCGCAAGAAGCTGGGTGACTCGCCGCAGCAGCCGCGGTGGCTGCAGACGGTCCGCGGGGTGGGCTACCGTTTGGCGCCGGGACAGCACTGA
- a CDS encoding Hpt domain-containing protein, with product MSTSDDAPRPLVDQSVLDRLREELEEEEGYSRIFVGNFIEFLPQRLGRLRLALTTGDLDGSMDAVLSLKTSSQMVGAERLAGLALELENEIRGEARHADMAVALPRLAATYLRPITQCSRQTMHRLQAQCCPGAKR from the coding sequence GTGAGCACGTCGGATGATGCGCCAAGGCCGCTGGTGGACCAGTCCGTCCTGGACCGGCTACGGGAAGAACTCGAGGAGGAAGAAGGCTACAGCCGGATCTTCGTTGGGAATTTCATCGAGTTCCTGCCGCAACGGCTGGGCCGGTTGCGGCTTGCCCTGACTACCGGCGACCTGGACGGCTCCATGGACGCAGTCCTGAGCCTTAAGACCTCAAGCCAAATGGTGGGCGCCGAGCGCTTGGCCGGCCTGGCCCTGGAACTCGAGAACGAGATCCGCGGCGAAGCCCGCCACGCTGACATGGCGGTGGCGTTGCCCAGGCTGGCCGCCACCTACTTGCGACCCATCACCCAGTGCAGCAGGCAAACCATGCATCGGTTGCAGGCTCAGTGCTGTCCCGGCGCCAAACGGTAG
- a CDS encoding glycosyl hydrolase, which yields MALSIVQPASAATTPQITLNPASGPAGSAVTVTGTGFKAATTGTVIVGSTTFTFQTTSTGAFSTGITIPAASTGNLTITAKTSSIKASATFVVQAAPAPAAAPAPTISSAPLRFGVATPGGPLASTELDEVASLAGEIPSVVMSYKDFLQAPPITELDAVRSRGATPLVTWEPWAWGGGVDQPAYSLARITAGDFDAYISQWGQSLAGWGKPVMLRFAHEMNGNWYPWAEGVNGNQAGEYVAAWRHVHDVVAATGASNVQWVWSPNVPYWGSTDLAGLYPGAGYVDIVALDGYNWGTSQTWSSWVSPVDLFAPGISQLRSLAPGKPVLIAETASSELGGFKASWNTDLVSYLAAQPDVMGFVWFHMQKETDWRINSSDSSASAFKSALLARRS from the coding sequence CTGGCTTTGTCCATCGTCCAGCCGGCCAGCGCAGCCACCACACCGCAAATCACGCTCAATCCGGCGTCCGGTCCCGCCGGTTCCGCCGTCACTGTCACCGGAACCGGGTTCAAAGCCGCCACCACGGGTACAGTGATCGTGGGTTCCACTACTTTCACGTTCCAAACCACATCGACCGGCGCTTTCAGCACCGGCATCACCATTCCGGCCGCATCCACCGGAAACCTCACCATTACTGCCAAGACATCGTCCATCAAGGCGTCAGCAACGTTTGTGGTGCAGGCGGCTCCCGCTCCAGCGGCCGCACCTGCGCCAACCATCAGTTCAGCCCCTCTGCGCTTCGGGGTGGCAACGCCGGGAGGACCGCTGGCCAGTACTGAGCTGGACGAGGTGGCCAGCCTGGCAGGGGAAATCCCTTCCGTGGTGATGAGCTACAAGGATTTCCTGCAGGCCCCGCCGATCACTGAGTTGGATGCCGTCCGCTCGCGCGGAGCCACACCCTTGGTCACTTGGGAGCCGTGGGCATGGGGAGGCGGAGTGGATCAGCCCGCCTACTCGTTGGCACGGATTACCGCAGGGGACTTTGATGCGTACATCAGCCAGTGGGGCCAGTCCCTGGCGGGCTGGGGCAAGCCGGTCATGCTGCGTTTCGCGCACGAAATGAATGGCAACTGGTATCCGTGGGCCGAAGGCGTCAATGGAAACCAGGCGGGAGAGTACGTGGCTGCGTGGCGGCATGTTCACGATGTTGTTGCCGCTACGGGTGCCAGTAACGTCCAGTGGGTATGGTCGCCGAACGTGCCCTACTGGGGCTCGACTGACCTGGCCGGCCTGTACCCGGGCGCAGGCTACGTGGACATTGTGGCCCTGGACGGCTACAACTGGGGCACCTCGCAAACCTGGAGCAGCTGGGTTTCCCCGGTGGATCTCTTTGCCCCCGGCATCTCCCAGCTCCGCAGCCTGGCACCGGGCAAGCCGGTCCTGATTGCCGAGACGGCCTCCAGCGAGCTGGGTGGTTTCAAGGCTTCCTGGAACACGGACCTGGTGTCCTACCTGGCTGCCCAGCCGGATGTGATGGGCTTCGTCTGGTTCCATATGCAGAAGGAAACAGACTGGCGCATCAACAGCAGCGACTCGTCGGCGTCCGCCTTCAAGTCCGCACTGCTGGCCCGGAGAAGCTAG